CCTGTTTGTCAAGAATAAGCCCAACATCACAATTGTGCCCGAGGTTCATTCTAAGCGCCTTATTATTAACGAGGCCGACCGCACTTGCAAGGGTGTTACTGTTGTGACCGCCGCTGGCAACGAGTTGAATTTCTTCGCGGACCGTGAAGTTATCCTTTTCCCAAGGTGTCTTCGAGACCCCTAAGCTTCTTATGCTCAGCGGTATCGGACCCACCCGTGAGCTCTCGAGACATGGTATCAACACCATCGTCGACTCTCGCCACGTCGGCCAGAACTTGATGGATCACCCAGGTGTTCCCTTCGTGCTGCGCGTCAAAGACGGCTTCGGTATGGACGACGTTCTTCTGCGCCACGGCCCTAAGAGAGATGCCGTCGTTTCCGCCTATAACAAAAATCGCTCCGGCCCCGTTGGTTCCGGTCTACTCGAACTGGTCGGATTCCCCCGTATCGACAAGTATCTCGAGAAGGATGCCGAATACCGCAAGGCGAAAGCCGCCAATGGAGGCAAGGACCCATTCTCGCCCTTGGGACAACCTCACTTCGAGCTCGACTTCGTCTGCATGTTCGGTACCGCCTTCCAATGGCACTTCCCCACCCCTAAGACCGGTGATCACCTTACCGTGGTCGTTGACCTGGTCCGCCCTATCTCCGACCCTGGTGAGGTGACCTTGAACAGTGCCGACCCCTTCCAGCAGCCGAATATCAACCTTAATTTCTTCGCCAATGACCTCGATATTATTGCCATGCGTGAGGGTATCAGATTCAGCTATGACTTGCTGTTCAAGGGCGAGGGCTTCAAGGACCTGGTTGAGAGCGAGTACCCATGGGAAATGCCTCTCGACTCCGACAAGGAGATGCACAGAGCCGTTCTGGACCGTTGCCAGACTGCCTTCCACCCGACTGGTACTGCCCGTCTCTCGAAGAATATCGATCAGGGTGTGGTGGACCCGAAGCTCAAGGTCCACGGTATCAAGAAGCTCCGTGTTGCTGATGCTTCGGTTATTCCTATCATCCCTGACTGCCGTATCCAGAACTCTGTCTACGCTGTCGGTGAGAAGTGTGCCGATATGATCAAGGCCGAGCACAAGGATCTTTACTAGTCGTGGTGCAATTGAAATTCAAAATGTGACTAAGGATGTTACGAAACCTAACTTAACAAAAGTTAGACGATCATGTCAATGGCTGTCAAGCAACGTACATAGTTTATGTAGTTTATGAAATTACGATTGAAGTCCTATGAAACATATAACTTTTCAACGATAATAACATCCATTTTAGGGTAGTACGCAGTAGAATCATCTGCCAATGGTTTTCATTGTCAAGGACACCATACTGATTTACTGCACAACGTCAGTCATCTAGTGGAATAGCCTATCCGCTGTTTCACACGAGCCTCATAACTATCAACAACGTTCCAAAATACTAATCTCTGTTCTCTTAGCCTTGGGGCACAACATGGGACGGACCATTAGGACTGCCTCTAGCCACGTATGTACATTGATATTTAGTTTTGCGTATACGCTAATTTAATATTGAATGATCATTTCCCCTGCCTGGCCAAGGCCATACTTAATTGGTTATCAACACAAGATTCCACGTATGGCAATTTCAAAGTGACACTAGTGCATTTGTTTTAACAAATATCAATGTACGTGGCCAGGGGCAGTACTTACAGCAACGGCAGCCCAATGTGGCCAGTATATTGAGCATAAAATGATATGACCATTCTATAGGGCTTAGCAAACACCGTCTGTAATACAAATCACTCCTTCCCAAATTTCTCCGGGGGAGACACCCCCGTTCCCCTTCACCAGCGGTGCACTGACACCCCAGACAAGACGACGGAAAAACTAACCCCGCAACCTCGGGGTAACAGCAACCGACGTTGTCTTGGCTAATGATATATTaccaaacaacaacaaactTACCCCGGACATTACCCCAGATCCCCAGCAATTGATCAAAATGTTGGGAATTAAGATTCTACCAGTTCTCCTATTCGGCGCAATTGCCCAAAGCAAGTACATCGTGCCCGGGGGCCGTTGGCACGATACAGATGGCAATCTTGTGAGCGCTCATGCGGGAAGTATTATTTTCGATGAGGGCACGGGTCGATTCTGGTGGTTCGGAGAATACAAGATTGAGGGACAGGAGGAGGGCGGAGGTGTGTCGGTGTATAGTTCTGAGGATTTGGCGACGTGGGAGTCGCATGGGTTGGCTTTGGGTAGGGTTATCAACACTTTGTCACGGGATGTGATGTGGTACTAATGTTTCTGCATAGAGCCGGTGAAGAACCATACGTATATTTCTCCAGAGAATGTGATACAGCGACCCAAGGTTGTGTATAGTGAGGAGACTAGTCAGTATCATGTGAGTGAGTATTCATGAGTATCAGGTGTGCTTGCTAACTGTTGCAGATGTTCTGGCATGCCGATAACTCTACGTATGGATTGCTACTCCAGGGATTTGCGACGTCGGATACCCCCGCCGGTCCCTATACCTTTGTCAATGCGACAGCTCCCATGGGCAATTGGTCGCAGGATTATGGCCTCTTCACGGATTATAAGGATGGGCGATCATATGCGCTTTACTCGAACGGCGATAGCGTGGAGGGTCGCGATGTCTATATTACCCGGTACAATAAGGAAGTCTcagagctggaagaggtgGTCTATCGATTTAATAAGTTCGATCTCGAGGCACCTACCATTGTTCAGACGGACAACAGTTACTACGCGTTGATGAGCCATAAGACTGGATACAGACCTAACAGTGAGTGTAATTTTTGTTTGCTTCAATGACTAGAGCTAACGGGACAGATGTCGTTGCGTTCCGGGCTGATTCGCTGGAGGGCCCTTGGTCCCAGCCATTCATGGTGGCGCCCCTGAACACGCGCACATTCAACTCTCAGTCTGGATACACTTTGAAGATTGAGGGCTCCAAGAAGACTACATACCTTTACATTGGTGACCAGGTACGGTGTCACTAATTCTACCACGGGAGTCTTTGCTAACATGGACAAGTGGGACTCAAACTCGCTCTGGGAGAGTCGTTACATCTGGTTACCCATTGAGATTGACGATAAGAAGAAAACGCTAGAGCTGGCTTGGCACGATATCTATGACCTCGATGTGTATGTTGAGCAATTATCGACCAACCTATCGAAGCTAACACGGCATAGCAAAACCGGCGAGTGGAAACCAATCGAAGGAAAGACCTACTATGGAAAAGATGCAAAGACTTCCGGAGATGCGTTCAAGCAAGAGGCCGTGAGTATTATTTCTGTTTGCCTTGCAAACTACCCGCTAACTCTTTAGAACTTCGCGAGCCACAACACCATTCTAACCGGCATCTACGGCAACGATAGCACAGTCACATTCGAAGGTATCGAAGGCACGGGCAAGCCGCAGTGGGTATCTTTCTACTACCAGAGTAGGTGCACATACTTTCGGGAAAAGAATACCGACTAATAGTATTCAACAGACACCGATGACATGGGATTTGGAGACCAACGTAAGCTCTACCCTCTCTTTCTAACTTAATCATACTAACAAAAGGTGTAGCTGGTGGAACCCCCGATCGCATCGGAGGCAAATGGCAACTCCGACGCATTAGCAGCGTCGTTGTCAACGGCAACACTTCCAACGTAGAAACGCTCTATCAGCGGGATACCCACAAGAGCATCATCCTCTCCACACCACTGAAACTTACTCTCGAGAAGGGAAAGCAGAACACTATCACGATCGGCGGACTTTACAACGGATTTGACTACAAGGGAGCTGACCTTGACAGAATTGTTGTTTATCCTCCTGAGGAATAGACTTTCCGGTGTACTATATATTTGCCGTTGTATTCATTACTATGGACGGGGATAATTAGTCTCTTCGCCGAGCTAAATCTAGTTGAAGAGTCGATcatttaatatagaaaatcaTTGTGTCGCTGGCTGTCATACTAGCATCCCGCCTTGTGGCTTCAGTATGGCTGAGAAGACATTTCACAGCTGGTGTCAGTGGATAGAATGAGTTCAATGGCAAaactctttattttttcgtACCGCGAGCATTCATAGTACAGCACGGCACCTTCTTCCAAAGAGCCTGAATCGATCCCCTGACCTTAGCCCTGAAGGGTGTCGTTAAGTCAATGACGCTGCTCAACAGGCCTCCTTAAACGACGACTAAGTCCAAAAGCTACCAGGGACCCGTCGATACTCTCAAGAAACCAAAGCATATAATGACAGGACATAAACATTTCTTACACCCTTATAACACCTGATAAATCTCAAGCATCGATAATAGCAATCAATATCTACTCTGCCAGACAGGTTTCAATGACACATTGCTGATCTCCCGTAGCCGACCAAACCTGGACCAATTCGAGAGGTGGTTCCACCGTGGCCAACAACTCATTCCATTGTGTCTGAGTGCGTTCCATCCCGTTAGTGAAGAACAGCATAAGCATGTCCATATTGCTCCGTATCATTGATTCATTCACATCGGCAAGGATCATTTCATTGATGAGAAGACGGGAATGAGGTTGCATGACATTTGCAATGTTGGAAAGGATCTTGCGAGAGGCGACATCGTCCCAATCGTGCAGAATAGATTTGAGATAGTATATATCCGCACCTAAATTATGTTAACATTGGAATTTATAAATCCGTACAGGAAAACGTTCAAGTTTTTTAAGACTTACCCTTTGCAGTCTGCTCCGTGAAAAAGTCATGCGCAGTTGGCTTGATTCTAGAGTCAAGCTGTCCTGGAATCCCAGCTATGGTCTCAGGTAGGTCCTGCAAGATCAGTTCGCATTCTAATTCAGGGAATGTATCAGCAAAGCGCTGTAGATCGACTCCCTGATTACCACCGACATCAACGATAATTGGCTTTGCAGACAGTGACCCTGCGGCGAGCCTCTCCCCAACCGGATATTTCAAATGCCACGGGACAGAGAGTGTTTTGTTTCGAGCAGTCATATTGTCGTCGAAGCCAGTTTTCCATTCGATGTTTTTCGCTAGCGTTTGCCAGATGGTCTCTCCCATCGCGAAGTCGTATGCTGGAGGCGTCTTGGCGATATCCACAGGTTTGTTTTGTTGGAGGTATTGCCGGATTCGGCTTGCAACTGGGAACACGATGTCATTGCTGAATGTTCGATCCAATGTTAGTGCAGGTTCAACCATAGCAGAGCCATACTATAGATGCCGAAGGGCAACCTACGAGATAATCAGGCCTCCGATATTTCCGGGGTTGTTTTGGGCCAAGGTACAACCATTTGCAGTGTAAGTTTGATATCCAGTCTCATTTGCAAAACCGATGGAGGTGATCACGCGCATCACTCGAGCTAGAATACATTAGTCCAAAGACCACATGGAAACCTCTTTAGCAACGAGTCCTGATACGTACCAATGAGGCTAACATTATACCCAGTAGTCTTCGACAAGTCCTCGGCAGTCAGGCTCTTACCCACGTTGGCAGCCAGGGTCTTGAACAAGCCCATCTCAAGCGCTACTACAATGCAAACATTGTTCACTGTCTGTTGTGGTTTAATATTGCTCGCAAGGCTTTCAATAGCCGGGAAAGACGAGTGAGTTGACATACCTGGAGTCGCTGTTTCATCGTAAATATTTGAGGAGGCACCAACTCCCGACGCACCTTTTCCAGGGCATCTTCCAGTCGCATCCAACTCGAAGGGTCATCTTTGTTGTATTTCTCAATCACCTGCTGAAGCTCGGCGAGTGTTCCCTTGTCATCCATGATGGTTAATGGTTGGCTTTTGGGTCTTTTCTCGCCGGTGGACCAAGGTTGAGGGTATGCCTGGGTCTAAAGCATGTATAGCTTTGCCCGCCAAAGCATGCCCCTTAAATATTTCAATCGCAACTCACGAGGGGCAAGCATCATACCACGACAAGGGAGCACAAGCCTCCATTTCCAACGTCTCCTGCAAACCCCGCCTTCGAGTGGAGACgataaacaaagaaaaaagcagtATAGACATGGGGGCATAACACATCTCAGCCTTGTTGTCAGCACTAGTAGACTAAGCCCGACGATCCCTGTTCAATGAACCACCTCGGCTGTCCGGCATAAAGACgaaatgtacggagtagcaTTCAAGCATTTTGGAGCGGCAAGGCTTATCCACATGGCGCTTAGTCCACCATTATCTAGcaatcttttattttatacaaAACCTTATTCAGTAGTTGGCCATCCAGGTAGGATCGTGGATGCCATGGAAAGGCGCATTTGAACTGTGGTGCACCAGACTTAGCGTCTATGTACGCTACCAATAAAGGCAATGACCCACTGTAACTTGGAGATAAGCATTGGCTGTGAGAGCCGGCCTCGCTGTGATATGGGGCCTGAGGGCAGGGGCACCAACGACTAGCCGCGCAGCCGGTCAACGCTTAACGACCGTCTGAGGACTAGTCTATATCCGAGTCGCTTAGGGCAAGCTTGTAGAGTACCATCATATTGCACTACATCTGTGAAAATCCGAGTGTCTGTATGTATGACATCTCCACCGGCGACTGCCTTGCCACCAATGAAGATTTCACACCCAAGAAAACAGCAAGAGAAAAACAGACAGGGTAACTGAAAGCTTAAGGTGTGAAAATGCCCTCGAAATCACCCTCCATGAACAGGACGCCAACTTTAATCGCTGCGATCTTCCACTCCCCTTCCACCTGCTTAAAATCCATGGTGTTAACCCCGTGACCTGTAGCCAGCACAGCCGCACCACCGTCTTTCGGAGCCCTCCGATGAACCGCCATGATTTGAAAAACAACCCTGACGTGTGTTTCCAGCTCCCGGGCCCATTTGCAGGCACCGATAAAATGATGTGACTGGATATCGGGGTTCCCTAGCTGGGCTGGACTGGAGTAATGGTCGATAAAAACAGAAGACTCCACAGCGGTAGCCTTTAGTGTCCCGACCGCCGAGTAATCCACGTCGATTCTGGGCGCGAAGATAGTCGGCATACGATCCCAGGACTTGGTGTCTAAGCAGTTTGCCCAGTCGTGGAGGAGGTTCTGACATGCGAGAGGGATACTAGGGTCGGACATTGCTGAGTAGTTTCTCGGGTTCTTATGAAGGGTGGTGGGTGGAGAGATCAGGTAGAGTTCGTTACTGTCCTCGATGTTACTAAGTCGCGTCCCTAGCGTGGTAGTCAAGCCCGAATGTAATAGGAAGATGTAGAGTGCGAAGAGTGTGGTATTAAAAGGAATGATGAATGCCCTATTTTAGTGCTTATCCAAAGATCCAGAGATAACGTGATCTTTCTATTTCGGGTATGCGGCGCAAGTCGTATGTTAGAAGTTAATCTTCTTTGTCCGTGGTGACATCGTGTATATCACTCTGGTCTCCAGCAACAGGGATGCAGACCAACCAGCACCAAGCAATCTCATAACTAATGTACACCTTACCATAGTACTACGTGGGGGCCGGAAGCATAGTATTAACGGGAATTTAGGCACAGGAAATTATAGGATCTGCTGAGTAAGTCGCCGTGGACAGCCacgatatatattttcatctCCAGCCCTTTAACCAC
The sequence above is a segment of the Aspergillus flavus chromosome 4, complete sequence genome. Coding sequences within it:
- a CDS encoding choline dehydrogenase; the encoded protein is MATDGSHFDFVIVGGGTAGNTVAGRLAENPNVTVLIVEAGIGNPEDIPEITTPSSAMDLRNSKYDWAYKTTMVRRDDYERIEKPNTRGKTLGGSSSLNYFTWVPGHKATFDQWEEFGGKEWTWDPLVPYLRKSATYHDDPRLYSPELEKIGGGGPIPISHAELIDEMAPFRENLTKAWKSMGQPLIENIYDGEMDGLTHCCDTIYRGQRSGSFLFVKNKPNITIVPEVHSKRLIINEADRTCKGVTVVTAAGNELNFFADRVFETPKLLMLSGIGPTRELSRHGINTIVDSRHVGQNLMDHPGVPFVLRVKDGFGMDDVLLRHGPKRDAVVSAYNKNRSGPVGSGLLELVGFPRIDKYLEKDAEYRKAKAANGGKDPFSPLGQPHFELDFVCMFGTAFQWHFPTPKTGDHLTVVVDLVRPISDPGEVTLNSADPFQQPNINLNFFANDLDIIAMREGIRFSYDLLFKGEGFKDLVESEYPWEMPLDSDKEMHRAVLDRCQTAFHPTGTARLSKNIDQGVVDPKLKVHGIKKLRVADASVIPIIPDCRIQNSVYAVGEKCADMIKAEHKDLY
- a CDS encoding family 43 glycoside hydrolase, whose amino-acid sequence is MLGIKILPVLLFGAIAQSKYIVPGGRWHDTDGNLVSAHAGSIIFDEGTGRFWWFGEYKIEGQEEGGGVSVYSSEDLATWESHGLALEPVKNHTYISPENVIQRPKVVYSEETSQYHMFWHADNSTYGLLLQGFATSDTPAGPYTFVNATAPMGNWSQDYGLFTDYKDGRSYALYSNGDSVEGRDVYITRYNKEVSELEEVVYRFNKFDLEAPTIVQTDNSYYALMSHKTGYRPNNVVAFRADSLEGPWSQPFMVAPLNTRTFNSQSGYTLKIEGSKKTTYLYIGDQWDSNSLWESRYIWLPIEIDDKKKTLELAWHDIYDLDVKTGEWKPIEGKTYYGKDAKTSGDAFKQEANFASHNTILTGIYGNDSTVTFEGIEGTGKPQWVSFYYQNTDDMGFGDQPGGTPDRIGGKWQLRRISSVVVNGNTSNVETLYQRDTHKSIILSTPLKLTLEKGKQNTITIGGLYNGFDYKGADLDRIVVYPPEE
- a CDS encoding O-methyltransferase-domain-containing protein, whose protein sequence is MDDKGTLAELQQVIEKYNKDDPSSWMRLEDALEKVRRELVPPQIFTMKQRLQTVNNVCIVVALEMGLFKTLAANVGKSLTAEDLSKTTGYNVSLIARVMRVITSIGFANETGYQTYTANGCTLAQNNPGNIGGLIISNDIVFPVASRIRQYLQQNKPVDIAKTPPAYDFAMGETIWQTLAKNIEWKTGFDDNMTARNKTLSVPWHLKYPVGERLAAGSLSAKPIIVDVGGNQGVDLQRFADTFPELECELILQDLPETIAGIPGQLDSRIKPTAHDFFTEQTAKGADIYYLKSILHDWDDVASRKILSNIANVMQPHSRLLINEMILADVNESMIRSNMDMLMLFFTNGMERTQTQWNELLATVEPPLELVQVWSATGDQQCVIETCLAE
- a CDS encoding conidial pigment biosynthesis scytalone dehydratase Arp1 yields the protein MSDPSIPLACQNLLHDWANCLDTKSWDRMPTIFAPRIDVDYSAVGTLKATAVESSVFIDHYSSPAQLGNPDIQSHHFIGACKWARELETHVRVVFQIMAVHRRAPKDGGAAVLATGHGVNTMDFKQVEGEWKIAAIKVGVLFMEGDFEGIFTP